CTTACTCACGTACTGTGAGGgtacaatgctaaccactgcatcaccgtgcCACATCCAAACATGTCAACATTCATCAATGCTTACATAAGGGACAAAGATTACTTTATGTCTCTTACATTTACATCTCTTGGACACTTTTGTCCAAACCAGCATACAGAAGTctttaaatgacacatttggTGAAGTGTCTTACCGAGGTGGATGTAGGAGTTGAAAGTCAAAGTGCAGTTCTGTATATCGAAGGGGAACGTGTAGATATCGAGGTTACAGGAGCTGACAACTTTGACCGGTTGAGCATCGTGCACCCTACCATCGCTATACAGGTACACATATGGGACAAACGGGGCTGTGTTTTCATCCATACTGCAAGACAGGAACAAGCATCAAGAGTGATGAGTGAAATGTAAAATTAGAGCGTGGCACCTTTAATTTCAGAATTTAGATGAGTCACCTCTTTATAAGCGTCATTACATCCCAAAAAGCAAAAAGAGCAACAACAATCTGGTCTTTCAAACAAGTACTGCCTGTCAAGCCAAAACCTGACAACAAATTAATGAGTCATGCTGTTGGTAGACGTTTTCCGTCATTACAGCAAACATAGACACTGCGGTTGTCTTTGATTCAATCCCACGTACACTGTCCTGTTGCCcaaatactcactagagcacTAATGTATATGAATCCACAGCTTAAAATGCCCTATTAACTCCTGTTAGAGtaacatttggaaaaaaatacagtgcCCAGCCGTTTTAGGAAATTATTTACTTTTGGAAAAATAGAAGAGAAACTCTGTGTGTTTGACATGCTTTGTATAAACAGCATAAACAGTGGACTCACAATTCATTGATTACAATATCTGGCACCCAAAACTTTTTTCTTGGGAGAGTAATCCTGTCGTTGCCACACTGGCTTGGGTCCCAGCTGACAAACTCGTTCATCCACCACTAAAACAACACAACTGGCGTCAGTGCACAGAGCCGGTATGGTATAAGTAATAGTCACATCATCACAGAAATAATCCCACAGTTGTCCCTACATGACTGACTGAGAAATAAAGATGGATGATTGCGGTACATACATAATGTAGCCAAAGGTATGTGTTCAAGAGTTGAGCCTTTTCATCCTGGAAGACAAGAAGAGCTGCTTTACggcacagaaacagagagagtgtTTTCTGATGTGTTGTTTGGGGACCATACAGATCCTAAAGGAAGTCTGAGTGGAGcccagaaacacaaagaagtgGTTTGATTCAGGTTGGTTGGAAATTAAAGTAAGAAATGACATGATTTGGTATCTGAAGAGTTTCATCCTAAGGAGGTGCCACATACTCGCCCAAAATACCTTTACACACTCAGTATACTGTATAACACTACTTATCTTATCTACTGAGAGCTGAAACATACCACTCCCAGTATCCCATACAGGGTGAAATATGTCATGACAGTGGTACGGGTTGTCATGTTCATGACTGGTCGTATGGCGCTCAGGTTAAAGATCGGAGTCAGAGCCTCCAGCAGGGCGGGTTGGTTTGGCTGAGAGCAGTTCACCTGTCTGGCACTGCCTGCAGCTGAGGAGAAGATTAGAAAATTAAAACTTCCACCCTAAACATTTGGCTTATTTCCAACGATACAGCAGACTATAACTAACAAAAGGGATTAACTACTAAGGGGACTGTCTCAGCTTTAGTTCCCTGTAATCATTGGGATTTTGATTAGCTTATTTCCCTATTAACGCACAGTATAAAAGAATCAAATCCTCCTGTATTTGGCTTATCATATTAGACATACATTATAAATTGTATAAGTGCTCATGCAGTTCACATTTCCCTGCACTTTTCATTCTGTGCAACCTTTTTGGTTatattttttggggaaaaacatTTGATATAAGCATACCTTATACTCAATATTGTGCACACCAAGAAGCTTACCTGGTATAAGAATGAGAAACATGACCATTATGAGCCTGACTGACGGAGGGAGACACTAGAATAAGATAACAAATATAtttaggcaacaacaacaacaacaacaataaaaccacAAATCAGTCACAGAGAAGATTTATTAATACTGACGCTGTATTTAGCCTCAGAAATAATACTTCATTACATCCAGAGCATGCACCTGAAGATGATACTTTACCTTCAGAGTAGTATCCTTGGGTGCCATGATGTCAATCTTTCTACAGTTGTGAGATGGAAGCAGTTTCTTCAGTACCACTGGAAAGCACACAGAATAATTATTATACTGCATTACATTATTTGCTTTTAGTTGCCAGTTGTATTAACAGGTGAGTTATCTATCCAAAAATAACCACTTCAAGACAGCAGAGGCATACCCACCACTCACCCGACAAACTCACTCTTGCAAGACTAAATTCAGCCCTCGTGGGCGAGATATACAAAGTGCCACTGTAAACCAAGCGTGATGTGGACAACCCCTCTGCAAATGATGTGGAAAATGGAAAACTCTGCAAAGCAGCTACTTTCCCTGCAGGTGGTTTCATACAAAACGAGGACAAAACCACAGGTGATGTATTGTCCCGCAGTGTGTGACTGGCAGATGGTGGAAACTGACCACACCGGCATCGGCGTCACACCAGTTGGTCAGATGCAAATAAGCAGTGGATGGCCTGTGAGAGACAAGTGTCCTCTGGTGTCACCCCAAACCTCCTGCTAGCcaatgttttttcattttatattaatGCTGTCAGTCAAAATGAACCAGGTTGCACATAGAGATATAATTGCTGTTCAACAAGTTCTCACAGTATGGTACTCTAACAAACTTAGTGTTGGATAAAAATGTGCGTTAACAGTTATTTTAAATCTCTCACATTGACTTTGTTACTGTTAGAAAAACACTGCAAAATTTGTTGAAAGTTTGATTCTATCAAATGTTCATTGCAGGGGAGCTGCTGCAGTCACGGTCTTTTGTGTGAGTGACACCTTTCCGTCATTTCTTCTGTCTTCCATAGACACTTTCCCACCTATACTCTTGGTATAGCATCTCATTTTCTCACTTGTACATGTccaaatattatatttaatacaGGGGCGTGAATATAGACAGCgcaggcagtgcggttgcactggggcccatggggtggaggggcccgactgccacctggaaatatgcccgtgttcaaagaagaactcacattaaaacaaaagtgGTGCTATTTTCGATACATGCCCTAAATAAgacaaacccatctccatcatggttttctggttttgtaaaacagtgtcaatctataacaaattataaacttattctacataaattatttaaaaaactataatttACCAATAAAAACTATCAAGTTAAACtaataatttcctttttttttgtagatttgTCTTGTACAGATATGTAACGATGATTGctgtgtaatatgtaatatgTATAGGCGTAATAGGGTCCCTCATAATAGTGcgcactggggcccattgtcactaccttacaccactgatataataattaatattgtgTTGTTTGCAGATCAGTTTACCTTAGTGACTCCTTTACTCATACTTTAAGTGTCAAAATTCATTGTCAGGGCCTTCATCCTCTCATTAAATGCCACATTTACAcattaaatcattaataaaTAAGACCtttttttgaaaacagaaaattccCACACAACAAATCACAGATACATTTTGATTATTGTTTGTATATGCTTTATTTAGATGACTTGCTTCATGCGTTGGAGCAGAAAGTCAGTTGAATGCCAAAAAGAATTAATATGAAAGCTTACATGTTCTTAAATATTATATGAATATGATAGACAGCACAATATAATGCAACAGAATGACAGGAAGGCAAATCTTACACAGTTTGCTTCTATTATTTGCTTATATAttactatttttttaaattacaaaaatgGTTGGTGTACAAAGGAATGCAAACACAAGTTCATTCCTTTGTACAGATGCCTTGAATGCAGCCCTCGCAGTGAGCAGGCTCATGTGGACTTTTGACATCCAGGCCCAGAAACTTCTTGTATGGTTTGCCCAGGTCCTCATGGTAGCATTTTATTCTTATCTTCTCCACCAGATTCTCCATGAGGATGCTGATGTTCTCGGAGGTGATGCTGGGCCGCTCCATCGGAGCTTTGCTGCACTTCTTGCAGTTTTGACGGAAGGGCCGGACCTTGACAACGCCCTGGCCGTCTGTCAGGCGCATGTGGAAGACCACCATCACCCGGTTGGAAGGCCACTCTCTTCTGCACTTGCTGCATTTGAACCTTGAAATGGATGAGGACCCAGGTTATAAAAAAGACtcaactggccctttaatgacATGACTCTGCCATTCAAGTGTTGAAAACCTCTGATCCTATCAGTATCACTCTAACTCTAAAATAACCAAGCTTTTATCACACTGCACCTTAACCTACTGTGCATTTATTTCCTTTACCCTAACATGACCCTTATGGTTACTCTAAACATTGAGGGGACCAGTTTTCGTCCACATAACCTAAGTAGTATAATTAGTTATAGATGCACCTACACACAGACTTAAATAAACCTCTAAACTATAACTTATACTGAATGTTTACCACACTATACAAAACCCAGCACACTGACCTTGCGCTTGTGTTCCTGATGTACTGCTGCCAGCCCATGTTTGGGCTGTTAGGCACAAGATTTTGATCAAACTCCAGATGCCAGGTGTCTCCTTTTTTGAGATCATTTGCGTTCGCCTGGAAGATACGCGTCCACTCTGAATCTGCCATCCTGTTAGTGCAGTGGTGCTAGTggcaaatgacaaaacaaaacaaagacagctgaTTCATACAGTGAGCACAGTCAGCTGACTTTGCTGATAGCGACTTTGgggaaagtgaaacttatctggTGTCCTTAGGTTTCGGATGTGGTTTTGTGTCATGAATGCAATGTTGgataacaagtttgtttgatGGGGCAAATGTTGAGCATATAAAGACAGTGTTCAGTAGACTGCTGGATTGTCTATTTATACACGGAAATGAGCAGAAGGAAAAGCCTATGTGTGTTTGGGTGGTTTGGGTGCCTTAGGGTTATCACTAGATGTGTGGAAAATGTGGATTAACTTCTTACCACTCCTGTAAAACTCAACTAAAACACCTATCCAAGGCATAATTGAAGTAAATTAAAAGCTTTGCTTGTTTCAATTTCAGTACATGTACTTGCATGGTCGGATTTGATAGGCAACACTTTTCCCTTACAGTCAGAATCACTGTAAGTGCTATTGTCATTGAGTAATAGAAGTCTGAACACACTGAGGTacagttgtttttaatgttattttagcTATTGTCATGACTGTctgccctgcatctctctctgtctcgctttgtctctctttatgtctcattttgtcatatggattactgtaaatttattatgtcgatctgttctgtacactgtcgcctcacagcaagagggttcctggttcgatcctgtgtgtgggagcccttctgtggggggtttgcatgttcttcctgtgtcagcatgggttttctcagggtactccggcttcctcccacagtccaaagacatgcaggttaattggtgattctgaattgtctgtaggtgtgagtgtgaatggttgtctgtctctatgtgtcagccctgtgatagtctggtgacctgtccagggtgtaccctgcctctcgcccgatgtcagctgggataggctccagcccccctgcaaccctcaagaggataagtggttagaaaatggatggatggatgttctgTACACACGTAATCTATTGCACGTGTGTCCGTCCTGGAAGTTGCTCCTCCTGACAATAACTGGGACTTATTAACTGGAAAACAATATCACAGAAAGGAGGTTTTGTTTAGGcactttccaaaacaaaaaaggttgaAACAATGCACTGGTGCAGGAAAAATAGATCAACAAAGACTGACATGTCTATGTGGGAccttactgtatataaaaactCTTTTAGAAAATCTAAATCAATAAGAAAAATGTCAGATCtattgaaaaataaactgcACAAGGTTGATTGAAATATGATCGCTGATTTACGTGTTTCATAAAAACTTTAGAGAACTCACTAGTGATGGACTGGAAGAGAAAGTTTTCTGTTATACTCATGCaacactgccacctgctggtgttATGCTGCCTTGTCTTCTAtgcatgtatttatgtatgcaCAATATCTCATTTTTTACAATTCTTACCTGAAAAATGTCCAAATATTATTTCTAATATAGACGTATCCTACTGTTTACAGATCTGTTTACCATAGTGACTCCTTGagatatataataaataaatcacacagaAAATACCCACACTGCATATCACACATAAGCTTACTTTATTGCTaatacaagctttgttttaATCTTTTACATTGTTAAGTGAAGTGAAGGCTGATTTGATGCTTTTAGCAGacaacaatattttttaaaaaacagacagcAAGAAGAAACTGGTAAGAATAAATGAGAGCTCCCATAGGCTTGGTTATAATATAAACATGATAATACAGTGTAACAGAGTGACAGGAGTCTCACACAACCGATGCTTTTCTAATATGATCTCAGGCATAAAACATCATTAGAGAACAGCAAAAGTTCAACGCTTCGGGCAGATGCCTTGCATACAGGCCTCACAGTGAGAGGGCTCGTGGGGACTGGTGGTGTCGAAGCTTCTGAAAGGCCGGTTCTTTCTGCCCAGGTTTTCATTGTAGCATTTTATTCTTATcttttccaacacattcttCATGAGGGTTCTGATGTTGTCGGAGGCGATGCTGGGCTCCTCCATTGGGGCGTCGGTGCACATCTTGCACTTCTGACGGGTGGGCCTCACCTTGACAACACCCTGCCCGTACGCCAGGCGCATGTGGCAGACCACCCTCACCATGTTGGAAGACCAGCCTCTTCCACACTTGGAGCATCTGAACCTTGAAAATGACAGAGGTCCTTTAACAGAATGGCACCCAACCAAAGTAACACTGAAAACTTTTTAGTTGCTTGAAAGCAGTAATGCTTTGgaacaacaaataatataaTTAGATTTAAATATCATTTGGCTGCCCCAAACTGTTGACAATCTGTCTTTATAATGTTGTAAGACTACAGGCAGTGCAGATGGTAACATAGGAGGAAGAAAGCCATTTGATGTCACCTCCTTCCTGTTTACGTAATTCAACTGAAATCTTTGTTTCCCAATCAACTGAGATCAAGTCTACATTACTTCTTCGATCAGTATTACTCTATAACCCAGATTTCTGTTATACTGAACATGGCATTAATTTAGAGTATCCAGACCCTTATCCCAATGCCAACCTTAAGCCGGAACACCTGTATAATGTTtgcacaaagacacagacatacacacaaatcTTAATAAACCTAATGCACCCACTATACTATCCTGAATATTAACAAAACATACACCATACTACTCACTGACCTTCCACCTGTGCTCACAATACACTTCTTCCAGCCCGGTTTTTGGTGGTTATGCATAAGACCTTCATCAAACTCCAGACGCCAGTTGTCTCCTTTCTTGAAATTGTCTGCTATAATCTCGAAGAGACGTGTCCACTCGGCCATCCTGTCAGTGCCAGTGATGCTGGTGGCTGAGGAAGAAGCAAAACACTGGCAGGAGATCAGCACGGTACACAAACAACCTGCGAGAATGACTCATCCTGTTTGGGTTGAGAGACTGTAACTCCTCCAATAGAGAGTTCAGAGGAAATGAAACCTACAGGTGGAAACCTATTTTCCTTAAGCTTTGGTTTTGATTGGGCAAATGCAAGGCTTTTGAAAGGACAATGGTAACTATTGACTGCCTAGCTGCTGGGTAGCAAAGAAATAAAGAGAAGGAAAAGCCCATGTATTAAAGTGTAACTTGTGTGCCTGAGTAGTTAGGATGCCTTGTGATTGTTATCCACTGGAGGTCAACTGAAAGTTAActttttatttactaatatATCAGTCACACAAATAAGAAATTTGATTAGTAATTAAGAAGTGA
This sequence is a window from Epinephelus lanceolatus isolate andai-2023 chromosome 6, ASM4190304v1, whole genome shotgun sequence. Protein-coding genes within it:
- the LOC117254363 gene encoding receptor-transporting protein 3-like, encoding MADSEWTRIFQANANDLKKGDTWHLEFDQNLVPNSPNMGWQQYIRNTSARFKCSKCRREWPSNRVMVVFHMRLTDGQGVVKVRPFRQNCKKCSKAPMERPSITSENISILMENLVEKIRIKCYHEDLGKPYKKFLGLDVKSPHEPAHCEGCIQGICTKE
- the LOC117254422 gene encoding receptor-transporting protein 3-like, whose product is MAEWTRLFEIIADNFKKGDNWRLEFDEGLMHNHQKPGWKKCIVSTGGRFRCSKCGRGWSSNMVRVVCHMRLAYGQGVVKVRPTRQKCKMCTDAPMEEPSIASDNIRTLMKNVLEKIRIKCYNENLGRKNRPFRSFDTTSPHEPSHCEACMQGICPKR